A portion of the Burkholderia pseudomultivorans genome contains these proteins:
- the hrpA gene encoding ATP-dependent RNA helicase HrpA yields the protein MSARRDEIARAIAGHQVVIVCGETGSGKTTQLPKICLELGRGLGAGGTGLIGHTQPRRLAASSTGRRIAEELGTPFGEVVGYKVRFTDNLAPGASVKLMTDGILLAETQTDPLLKAYDTLIIDEAHERSLNIDFLLGYLKEVLPKRPDLKLIVTSATIDADRFARHFGTDARPAPVIEVSGRLYPVEVRYRPVAEDRPAVKHAEGTASRDRVKTAREAERDLMDAIVDAVDELCREGPGDVLVFLPGEREIREAAEALRKHHPPHTEILPLFARLSAADQDKVFKASNARRIVLATNVAETSLTVPGIRYVVDTGLARVKRYSYRNKVEQLQVESISQAAANQRAGRCGRVADGICIRLYEESDYQARPRFTDPEILRSSLASVILRMKSLHLTAIETFPFLEPPPGRAIADGYQLLNELGAVDDDNALTPLGRELARLPLDPRVGRMILAARDQQSLREVLIIASALSVQDPRDRPIEAQEQADQAHRRFADERSEFLQWLKIWAWFEEAVAHKKSNRQLIDACRQNFLSHLRLREWRDVHSQLLTVVREHGWRLNEADATYEQVHLALLTGLLGNLGMKADDDPHYLGARGIKFYLWPGSALAKKAGRWVMAAELVETSRLYARCLAKIEPEWVEKIGAHLLKKSLSEPHWEKRPAQVSAFERATLYGLPIYHRRRVAFGRQDPARARELFIRGALVEGEFDTKLPFFAHNRKLLADIEQLEHKSRRQDVLVDDELIYAFYDHAIPDGIHTGAAFERWYRDEVKKSGQSEDKPRLLYLSRDDLMRHEAAGVTTELFPKRATMAGVEMALTYHFEPGTPRDGVTLAVPLFALNQVDARRCEWLVPGMLKEKVQLLLKSLPQKLRRHCVPLPEYAAGFVERTGRERFGAGGLVEALIADVRSETQVAMKTADFKLETLPAHLFMNFKVIDEHGRQLAMGRNLAQLRQELGAQAQQQFQKIAAASTIAAGGDADAGAATMPAAAGGDAGRSGKGGSGGKGAAPHTAVPAEAGATALYENLTTWNFGKLPELLEIRRRGQTLYGYPALVDRGSHCDVEVFDSPEEAARIHRAGLRRLFALQLKEPIKYLEKNLPGLREMAMQYMSLGTQDELRDQLIDTALDRACLQDPLPDDDASFHARRDEGRSRLNLLAQEIARLVGQILAEYAGLAKKLAQAKPFASAYADLQQQLGALVGKRFVIDTPYAQLAHFPRYLKGIALRIDKLKADPARDAKQAGELQPLVQQYQRAVSQRGGVVDPRLAEFRWLLEELRISLFAQELRTPMPVSVKRLYKVWESMQR from the coding sequence GTGTCGGCCCGCCGCGACGAGATCGCGCGCGCGATCGCCGGTCATCAGGTCGTCATCGTGTGCGGCGAGACCGGCTCGGGCAAGACCACGCAGCTGCCGAAGATCTGTCTCGAACTTGGCCGCGGCCTCGGCGCGGGCGGCACGGGCCTGATCGGCCATACGCAGCCGCGCCGTCTCGCCGCGTCGTCGACCGGCCGCCGGATCGCCGAGGAACTCGGCACACCGTTCGGCGAAGTGGTCGGCTACAAGGTGCGGTTCACCGACAATCTCGCGCCGGGCGCGTCGGTGAAGCTGATGACGGACGGCATCCTGCTCGCCGAGACGCAGACCGATCCGCTGCTGAAGGCGTACGACACGCTGATCATCGACGAGGCGCACGAGCGCAGCCTGAACATCGACTTCCTGCTCGGCTACCTGAAGGAAGTGTTGCCGAAGCGGCCGGACCTGAAGCTGATCGTCACGTCCGCGACGATCGACGCCGATCGCTTCGCGCGCCATTTCGGCACCGACGCGCGCCCCGCGCCCGTGATCGAGGTGAGCGGGCGGCTGTATCCGGTCGAGGTGCGCTACCGCCCGGTGGCCGAGGATCGGCCGGCGGTGAAGCATGCCGAAGGCACCGCAAGCCGCGACCGCGTGAAAACCGCGCGCGAGGCCGAGCGCGACCTGATGGACGCGATCGTCGACGCGGTCGACGAGCTGTGCCGGGAAGGCCCGGGCGACGTGCTCGTGTTCCTGCCCGGCGAGCGCGAGATCCGCGAAGCCGCGGAGGCGCTGCGCAAGCATCACCCGCCGCATACCGAGATCCTGCCGCTGTTCGCGCGGCTGTCCGCGGCCGACCAGGACAAGGTGTTCAAGGCGTCGAACGCGCGCCGCATCGTGCTCGCGACCAACGTCGCCGAGACCTCGCTGACGGTGCCGGGGATCCGCTACGTCGTCGACACGGGTCTCGCACGCGTGAAGCGCTATTCGTACCGGAACAAGGTCGAGCAGCTGCAGGTCGAGTCGATCTCGCAGGCCGCCGCGAACCAGCGCGCGGGCCGCTGCGGCCGCGTGGCCGACGGCATCTGCATCCGCCTGTACGAGGAAAGCGACTATCAGGCGCGGCCGCGCTTCACCGATCCGGAAATCCTGCGCTCGTCGCTCGCGTCGGTGATCCTGCGGATGAAGTCGCTGCACCTGACGGCGATCGAAACCTTCCCGTTCCTCGAGCCGCCGCCGGGCCGCGCGATCGCGGACGGCTACCAGCTGCTCAACGAGCTCGGCGCGGTCGACGACGACAACGCGCTGACGCCGCTCGGCCGCGAACTCGCGCGCCTGCCGCTCGACCCGCGCGTGGGCCGGATGATTCTCGCCGCGCGCGACCAGCAGTCGCTGCGCGAGGTGCTGATCATCGCCAGCGCGCTGTCCGTGCAGGATCCGCGCGACCGCCCGATCGAAGCGCAGGAGCAGGCCGACCAGGCGCATCGGCGCTTTGCCGACGAGCGCTCGGAATTCCTGCAGTGGCTGAAGATCTGGGCATGGTTCGAGGAAGCGGTCGCGCACAAGAAGTCGAACCGCCAGCTGATCGACGCGTGCCGGCAGAACTTCCTGTCGCACCTGCGGCTGCGCGAGTGGCGCGACGTCCACTCGCAGCTGCTGACGGTCGTGCGCGAGCACGGCTGGCGCCTCAACGAAGCCGACGCGACCTACGAGCAGGTGCATCTGGCGCTGCTGACGGGCCTGCTCGGCAACCTCGGCATGAAGGCCGACGACGATCCGCACTATCTCGGCGCGCGCGGGATCAAGTTCTACCTGTGGCCGGGCTCCGCGCTCGCGAAGAAGGCCGGCCGCTGGGTGATGGCGGCCGAGCTCGTCGAGACGAGCCGGCTGTATGCGCGCTGCCTCGCGAAGATCGAGCCGGAGTGGGTCGAGAAGATCGGCGCGCACCTGCTGAAGAAGTCGCTGTCCGAGCCGCACTGGGAGAAGCGCCCCGCGCAGGTCAGCGCGTTCGAGCGCGCGACGCTGTACGGGCTGCCGATCTATCACCGGCGGCGCGTCGCGTTCGGCAGGCAGGATCCGGCGCGGGCGCGCGAGCTGTTCATCCGCGGCGCGCTCGTCGAAGGCGAGTTCGACACGAAGCTGCCGTTCTTCGCGCACAACCGCAAGCTGCTCGCCGACATCGAGCAGCTCGAGCACAAGTCGCGCCGGCAGGACGTGCTGGTCGACGACGAGCTGATCTACGCGTTCTACGACCACGCGATTCCGGACGGCATCCATACGGGCGCCGCATTCGAGCGCTGGTATCGCGACGAGGTGAAGAAAAGCGGCCAGTCCGAGGACAAGCCGCGCCTGCTGTACCTGTCGCGCGACGACCTGATGCGCCACGAGGCGGCCGGCGTGACGACCGAGCTGTTCCCGAAGCGCGCGACGATGGCGGGCGTCGAGATGGCGCTGACCTATCATTTCGAGCCCGGCACGCCGCGCGACGGCGTGACGCTCGCGGTGCCGCTGTTCGCGCTGAACCAGGTCGACGCGCGCCGCTGCGAGTGGCTGGTGCCGGGGATGCTGAAGGAAAAGGTGCAGCTGCTGCTGAAGTCGCTGCCGCAGAAGCTGCGCCGCCACTGCGTGCCGCTGCCCGAATACGCGGCCGGCTTCGTCGAGCGCACGGGCCGCGAGCGCTTCGGCGCGGGCGGCCTCGTCGAGGCGCTGATCGCCGACGTGCGCAGCGAGACGCAGGTCGCGATGAAGACGGCCGACTTCAAGCTCGAAACGCTGCCCGCGCACCTGTTCATGAACTTCAAGGTGATCGACGAGCACGGCCGCCAGCTCGCGATGGGGCGCAATCTCGCGCAGCTTCGCCAGGAGCTCGGCGCGCAGGCGCAGCAGCAGTTCCAGAAGATCGCGGCGGCATCGACGATCGCGGCCGGCGGCGACGCCGACGCGGGCGCCGCGACGATGCCGGCCGCCGCGGGCGGCGACGCCGGTCGCAGCGGCAAGGGCGGCAGCGGCGGCAAGGGCGCGGCGCCGCACACGGCCGTCCCGGCCGAAGCCGGCGCGACCGCGCTGTACGAGAACCTGACGACGTGGAATTTCGGCAAACTCCCCGAGCTGCTGGAAATCCGCCGGCGCGGCCAGACGCTGTACGGCTATCCGGCGCTCGTCGATCGCGGCAGCCACTGCGACGTCGAGGTGTTCGACTCGCCCGAGGAAGCCGCGCGCATCCACCGCGCAGGCCTGCGCCGGCTGTTCGCGCTGCAGCTGAAGGAGCCGATCAAGTACCTGGAGAAGAACCTGCCGGGCCTGCGCGAGATGGCGATGCAGTACATGTCGCTCGGCACGCAGGACGAGCTGCGCGACCAGCTGATCGACACGGCGCTCGACCGCGCGTGCCTGCAGGACCCGCTGCCCGACGACGACGCGAGCTTCCATGCGCGCCGCGACGAGGGCCGCAGCCGCCTGAACCTGCTCGCGCAGGAGATCGCGCGGCTCGTCGGGCAGATCCTCGCCGAATACGCGGGGCTCGCGAAGAAGCTCGCGCAGGCGAAGCCGTTCGCGTCCGCGTACGCGGACCTGCAGCAGCAGCTCGGCGCGCTGGTCGGCAAGCGCTTCGTGATCGACACGCCTTACGCGCAGCTTGCGCATTTCCCGCGCTACCTGAAGGGCATCGCGCTGCGGATCGACAAGCTGAAGGCCGATCCGGCGCGCGACGCGAAGCAGGCCGGCGAGCTGCAGCCGCTCGTCCAGCAATACCAGCGCGCGGTGTCGCAGCGCGGCGGCGTGGTCGACCCGCGCCTTGCCGAATTCCGCTGGCTGCTCGAAGAACTGCGAATTTCGCTGTTCGCGCAGGAACTGCGCACGCCGATGCCGGTCTCTGTCAAGCGCCTGTACAAGGTCTGGGAATCGATGCAGCGCTGA
- the argA gene encoding amino-acid N-acetyltransferase yields the protein MNSQTDLPPAQTGDTNPPAADDTAASHAQFVDWMRSVAPYIHKFRNNTFVVGFGGEVVQQGLLNALVSDIALLQAMGIQIVLVHGSRPQVEEQLNLHGVESEFSHGLRITDARALESAKEAAGEVRLDIEAAISQGLPNSPMAHAHISVVSGNFVTARPVGILDGVDFAHTGIVRKIDAESIRHSLASRKLVLLSPLGFSPTGEAFNLSMEDVASAAAIALRADKIVFLTEGPGIVDDEGALIREMSLDSAADLLDSGDLQGDDAFFLKHAIRACRGGVTRAHLIPQSLDGSMLLELFLHDGVGTMISYENLESLREATPDDVGGILSLIEPLEMDGTLVRRGRHQIERDIDHFSVIEHDGVLFGCAALYPYQQEKIGEMACLTVAPEAQGSGDGERLLKRIEQRARARGLTHIFVLTTRTEHWFLKRGFVKATVDDLPEDRRKLYNWQRKSLVLMKQL from the coding sequence ATGAATTCCCAAACCGACCTCCCCCCCGCCCAGACCGGCGACACGAACCCGCCGGCCGCCGACGATACGGCCGCCAGCCACGCGCAGTTCGTCGACTGGATGCGCTCCGTCGCGCCCTATATCCACAAGTTCCGCAACAACACGTTCGTCGTGGGGTTCGGTGGCGAGGTGGTGCAGCAGGGGCTGCTGAACGCGCTCGTGTCCGATATCGCGCTGCTGCAGGCGATGGGCATCCAGATCGTGCTGGTGCACGGCTCGCGGCCGCAGGTCGAGGAGCAGTTGAACCTGCACGGTGTCGAATCCGAGTTTTCGCACGGGCTGCGCATCACCGATGCGCGCGCGCTCGAATCGGCGAAGGAAGCGGCCGGCGAAGTGCGCCTCGACATCGAGGCCGCGATCAGCCAGGGCTTGCCGAACTCGCCGATGGCGCACGCGCACATCAGCGTCGTGTCGGGCAACTTCGTGACCGCGCGGCCGGTCGGGATTCTCGACGGGGTCGATTTCGCGCATACGGGCATCGTGCGCAAGATCGATGCCGAATCGATCCGCCATTCGCTCGCGAGCCGCAAGCTCGTGCTGCTGTCGCCGCTCGGTTTCTCGCCGACCGGCGAGGCGTTCAACCTGTCGATGGAAGACGTCGCGTCGGCCGCCGCGATCGCGCTGCGCGCCGACAAGATCGTGTTCCTGACCGAAGGGCCCGGCATCGTCGACGACGAAGGCGCGCTGATTCGCGAAATGTCGCTCGATTCGGCCGCCGACCTGCTCGACTCCGGCGACCTGCAGGGCGACGACGCGTTCTTCCTGAAGCATGCGATCCGCGCCTGCCGCGGCGGCGTCACGCGCGCGCACCTGATTCCGCAATCGCTCGACGGCAGCATGCTGCTCGAACTGTTCCTGCACGACGGCGTCGGCACGATGATCTCGTACGAGAACCTCGAGAGCCTGCGCGAGGCGACGCCGGACGACGTCGGCGGCATCCTGTCGCTGATCGAGCCGCTCGAGATGGACGGCACGCTGGTGCGGCGCGGCCGTCACCAGATCGAACGCGACATCGATCACTTCTCGGTGATCGAGCACGATGGCGTGCTGTTCGGCTGCGCGGCGCTGTATCCGTACCAGCAGGAGAAGATCGGCGAAATGGCGTGCCTGACGGTCGCACCGGAAGCGCAGGGCTCCGGCGACGGCGAGCGCCTGCTCAAGCGCATCGAGCAGCGCGCGCGGGCGCGCGGCCTCACGCACATCTTCGTGCTGACGACGCGCACCGAGCACTGGTTCCTCAAGCGCGGCTTCGTGAAGGCGACCGTCGACGACCTCCCCGAAGACCGCCGCAAACTCTATAACTGGCAGCGCAAGTCGCTCGTGCTGATGAAGCAGCTCTGA
- a CDS encoding oxidative damage protection protein — MARMIQCAKLGKEAEGLDFPPLPGELGKRIYESVSKEAWQGWLKQQTMLINENRLNMADPRARQYLMKQTEKYFFGEGADQASGYVPPTEG, encoded by the coding sequence ATGGCTCGAATGATTCAATGCGCGAAGCTCGGCAAGGAAGCCGAAGGCCTCGATTTCCCGCCGCTGCCGGGCGAACTCGGCAAGCGCATTTACGAAAGCGTGTCGAAGGAAGCGTGGCAGGGCTGGCTCAAGCAGCAGACGATGCTGATCAACGAGAACCGCCTGAACATGGCCGATCCGCGCGCGCGCCAGTACCTGATGAAGCAGACCGAGAAATACTTCTTCGGCGAAGGCGCGGACCAGGCGTCCGGCTACGTGCCGCCGACGGAAGGCTGA
- a CDS encoding MFS transporter yields the protein MTGPQTQPASSPKPGRAALAAFVGTTIEWYDFYIYGTAAALVFGKVFFSSAMDPGVATLLAFVTFWAGFAARPLGGIVFGHLGDRVGRKTALVITLVMMGLATTGIGLLPTYAQIGVWAPAGLVVLRVLQGIAVGGEWGGAVLIASENAPKHKSILYAAFAQQGSPTGNLLATGAFFALSAMPTPDFLMWGWRIPFLLSAVLVIVGMVIRLKLEESVDMQRVLARKRTVKLPLREVVRDHWVVVLLAAGTLPVINVTYFRSTFALSWATKELGYAQGTFLGILSMSLVVQFLMQPVGAWFVSKVDMRRAMCWILIPEIVLMPVMFHAVGTGSYWMAVAGMCISTIPSAMFYGAVGGVLARVFPANIRYTGLSLAYQLSALVVGGGTPVLAQAILNATGSIVGVAIASGVYALVSLLCMLALLNRTGHRADELSTAERSDAAEWGAEHAAGEPEQAGTGDSGDGRGALKPAG from the coding sequence ATGACCGGTCCGCAAACCCAACCCGCCTCGTCCCCGAAGCCCGGCCGCGCCGCGCTCGCGGCCTTCGTCGGCACGACGATCGAATGGTACGACTTCTATATCTACGGCACGGCCGCCGCGCTCGTGTTCGGCAAGGTGTTCTTTTCGAGCGCGATGGATCCGGGCGTCGCGACGCTGCTCGCGTTCGTCACGTTCTGGGCCGGCTTCGCGGCGCGACCGCTCGGCGGCATCGTGTTCGGCCATCTCGGCGACCGCGTCGGCCGCAAGACCGCGCTCGTCATCACGCTGGTGATGATGGGGCTCGCGACGACCGGCATCGGCCTGCTGCCGACCTACGCGCAGATCGGCGTATGGGCGCCGGCGGGCCTCGTCGTGCTGCGCGTGCTGCAGGGCATCGCGGTCGGCGGCGAGTGGGGCGGCGCGGTGCTGATCGCGAGCGAGAACGCGCCGAAGCACAAGAGCATTCTCTACGCGGCATTCGCGCAGCAGGGCTCGCCGACCGGCAACCTGCTCGCGACGGGCGCGTTCTTCGCGCTGAGCGCGATGCCGACGCCCGATTTCCTGATGTGGGGCTGGCGCATTCCGTTCCTGCTGTCGGCGGTGCTCGTGATCGTCGGGATGGTGATCCGGCTGAAGCTCGAGGAGTCGGTCGACATGCAGCGCGTGCTCGCGCGCAAGCGCACCGTGAAGCTGCCGCTGCGCGAAGTCGTGCGCGATCACTGGGTGGTCGTGCTGCTCGCCGCCGGCACGCTGCCCGTGATCAACGTCACGTACTTCCGCAGCACGTTCGCGCTGTCGTGGGCGACCAAGGAGCTCGGCTACGCGCAGGGCACCTTCCTCGGCATCCTGTCGATGTCGCTCGTCGTGCAGTTCCTGATGCAGCCGGTCGGCGCGTGGTTCGTGTCGAAGGTCGACATGCGCCGTGCGATGTGCTGGATCCTGATTCCGGAGATCGTGCTGATGCCGGTGATGTTCCACGCGGTCGGCACGGGGTCGTACTGGATGGCTGTCGCGGGCATGTGCATCTCGACGATTCCGTCGGCGATGTTCTACGGCGCGGTGGGGGGCGTGCTGGCCCGCGTGTTCCCGGCGAACATCCGCTATACGGGGCTGTCGCTTGCGTACCAGTTGAGCGCGCTGGTCGTCGGCGGCGGCACGCCGGTGCTCGCGCAGGCGATCCTCAACGCGACCGGCAGCATCGTCGGCGTCGCGATCGCGTCGGGCGTCTATGCGCTGGTGTCGCTGCTCTGCATGCTCGCGCTGCTGAACCGCACCGGCCATCGCGCGGACGAGCTGTCGACGGCCGAGCGCAGCGACGCGGCCGAGTGGGGCGCCGAACACGCGGCGGGCGAGCCGGAGCAGGCCGGCACGGGCGACAGCGGCGACGGGCGCGGCGCGCTGAAGCCGGCCGGGTGA
- a CDS encoding CaiB/BaiF CoA transferase family protein: MSASRGALDGLKVVDLSRVLGGPYCTQALADHGATVIKVEPPGGDETRGWGPPFVGETAWYFMGVNRNKEGLALDLSRDEGRAILWRLLEDADVLVENFKPGTLARWGMDYARDLQPRFPRLIHCAVTGFGDDGPLGGLPGYDAVIQAMAGLMSVNGERDGDATRIGLPIVDMVTGLNALAGILLALAERDKSGRGQSIDIALYDCGVSLLHPHLPNFFGSGRVPERSGNAHPNIAPYDSYRTATAPIFLAVGNDRQFARLVAHLGAPALAGDPRFVDNRSRCAHRPELKAELEARLAAHACEPLARDLMAAGVPCGPVRTVADVACDPHALHRNLFVELGAYRGTASPVKLSRTPATYRSPPPALGRDTRAVLDRLGIDPERQQQLLDAGVLKAAPDQEPPG; the protein is encoded by the coding sequence ATGAGCGCGTCGCGCGGTGCGCTGGACGGCCTGAAGGTCGTCGACCTGAGCCGCGTGCTCGGCGGCCCGTACTGCACGCAGGCGCTCGCCGATCACGGTGCGACGGTGATCAAGGTCGAGCCGCCGGGCGGCGACGAGACGCGCGGCTGGGGGCCGCCGTTCGTCGGCGAGACGGCCTGGTACTTCATGGGCGTGAACCGCAACAAGGAAGGGCTCGCGCTCGACCTGTCGCGCGACGAAGGGCGCGCGATCCTGTGGCGCCTGCTCGAGGACGCCGACGTGCTCGTCGAGAACTTCAAGCCCGGCACGCTCGCGCGCTGGGGGATGGACTACGCGCGCGACCTGCAGCCGCGCTTTCCGCGCCTGATCCACTGCGCGGTGACGGGGTTCGGCGACGACGGCCCGCTCGGCGGCTTGCCCGGTTACGACGCGGTGATCCAGGCGATGGCGGGGCTGATGAGCGTAAACGGCGAACGCGACGGCGACGCGACGCGCATCGGCCTGCCGATCGTCGACATGGTCACGGGGCTCAATGCGCTCGCCGGGATCCTGCTGGCGCTCGCGGAGCGCGACAAGAGCGGGCGCGGGCAGTCGATCGACATCGCGCTGTACGACTGCGGCGTGTCGCTGCTGCATCCGCACCTGCCGAACTTCTTCGGCTCGGGGCGCGTGCCCGAGCGCAGCGGCAACGCGCATCCGAACATCGCGCCGTACGACAGCTACCGCACCGCGACTGCGCCGATCTTTCTCGCGGTCGGCAACGACCGGCAGTTCGCGCGGCTCGTCGCGCATCTCGGCGCGCCCGCGCTTGCCGGAGACCCGCGCTTCGTCGACAACCGCAGCCGCTGCGCGCACCGGCCCGAGCTGAAGGCCGAACTCGAGGCGCGGCTCGCCGCGCATGCGTGCGAACCGCTCGCGCGCGACCTGATGGCGGCCGGCGTGCCGTGCGGGCCGGTGCGTACGGTGGCCGACGTCGCATGCGATCCGCATGCGCTGCATCGCAACCTGTTCGTCGAACTCGGCGCGTACCGCGGCACCGCATCGCCGGTGAAGCTGTCGCGCACGCCGGCGACCTACCGTTCGCCGCCGCCGGCGCTCGGCCGCGACACGCGCGCGGTGCTCGACCGGCTCGGCATCGATCCCGAGCGCCAGCAGCAGCTGCTCGACGCCGGCGTGCTGAAGGCGGCGCCCGACCAGGAACCGCCCGGCTGA
- a CDS encoding acyl-CoA dehydrogenase family protein, with protein MNDTARPPAAGASNIPDSRGVNFFTADPDLGALLKLHLGDAQYAELEPQLRALGARVSDELDAWASRADKHPPVLEHRNRRGEAVQRIDKDPAYVALERVAYSELGLAALSHRSDAVPPLVKYALTFLFVQAEFGLCCPVSMTDSLTRTLRRFGDPDLVAHYLPKLASRDFDTLYQGAMFMTEQAAGSDVGRIATRAARDTDAQGNAVWRLYGDKWFCSNADADLAMVLARPDGAPEGIKGLALFLLPKTLPDGTRNRYRIIRLKDKLGSRSMASGEIALEGAQAYLIGEIGRGFHQMADMINMSRLSNGVRAAGLMRRALNEALHVAAHREAFGRKLIEMPLMQRQLIKMLLPAEAARAMFMQIALLLPQADAGDLQAARCVRILTPLIKFRACRDARRVTGDAMEVRGGTGYIEEWSDARLVRDAHLGSIWEGTSNIVALDVARAAQREQALDALRAFLGDRLGAAPLPDASRAALRRILARACDALARVASAGDDACVRQAASALYYASAAVLMACEGAQLAPDFRRLALAHLLARYKLLPVDPLAPASHDDESAAIGALLRGAPVPLDMALDLLPEVTR; from the coding sequence ATGAACGACACCGCTCGACCGCCGGCCGCCGGCGCATCCAACATCCCCGACAGCCGGGGCGTCAATTTCTTCACCGCCGATCCCGATCTTGGCGCATTGCTGAAGCTGCACCTCGGCGACGCGCAATACGCCGAACTCGAACCGCAGCTGCGTGCGCTCGGCGCGCGCGTGTCGGACGAGCTCGACGCATGGGCGTCGCGCGCGGACAAGCATCCGCCCGTGCTCGAACATCGCAACCGGCGCGGCGAGGCCGTGCAGCGCATCGACAAGGATCCCGCCTATGTCGCGCTCGAACGCGTCGCGTATTCCGAGCTGGGGCTCGCGGCGCTGAGCCACCGGTCCGACGCGGTGCCGCCGCTCGTCAAGTACGCGCTGACCTTCCTGTTCGTGCAGGCCGAATTCGGGCTGTGCTGCCCGGTCAGCATGACCGATTCGCTGACGCGCACGCTGCGCCGCTTCGGCGATCCCGATCTCGTCGCGCACTATCTGCCGAAGCTGGCGTCGCGCGACTTCGACACGCTGTACCAGGGCGCGATGTTCATGACCGAGCAGGCGGCCGGCTCCGACGTCGGCCGGATCGCCACGCGCGCGGCGCGCGACACCGACGCGCAGGGCAACGCGGTGTGGCGGCTGTACGGCGACAAGTGGTTCTGCTCGAACGCGGACGCCGATCTCGCGATGGTGCTCGCGCGCCCCGACGGCGCACCGGAAGGCATCAAGGGCCTCGCACTGTTCCTGCTGCCGAAGACGCTGCCGGACGGCACGCGCAACCGCTACCGGATCATCCGCCTGAAGGACAAGCTCGGCAGCCGTTCGATGGCGAGCGGCGAAATCGCGCTCGAAGGCGCGCAGGCCTACCTGATCGGCGAGATCGGCCGCGGCTTTCACCAGATGGCCGACATGATCAACATGTCGCGGCTGTCGAACGGCGTGCGCGCGGCGGGGCTGATGCGGCGCGCGCTGAACGAGGCGCTGCATGTCGCCGCGCACCGCGAGGCATTCGGCCGCAAGCTGATCGAGATGCCGCTGATGCAGCGCCAGCTGATCAAGATGCTGCTGCCCGCCGAGGCCGCGCGCGCGATGTTCATGCAGATCGCGCTGCTGCTGCCGCAGGCCGACGCGGGCGACCTTCAGGCCGCGCGCTGCGTGCGCATCCTGACGCCGCTGATCAAGTTCCGCGCGTGCCGCGACGCGCGCCGCGTGACGGGCGACGCGATGGAAGTGCGCGGCGGCACCGGCTATATCGAGGAATGGAGCGACGCGCGGCTGGTGCGCGATGCGCATCTCGGCTCGATCTGGGAGGGCACCAGCAACATCGTCGCGCTCGACGTCGCGCGCGCCGCGCAGCGCGAGCAGGCGCTCGATGCGCTGCGCGCGTTCCTCGGCGACCGGCTCGGCGCGGCGCCGCTGCCCGACGCGAGCCGCGCGGCGCTGCGGCGCATCCTGGCGCGGGCGTGCGACGCGCTCGCTCGCGTCGCATCGGCGGGCGACGACGCGTGCGTGCGGCAGGCCGCGTCCGCGCTGTACTACGCGAGCGCGGCCGTGCTGATGGCGTGCGAAGGCGCGCAGCTCGCGCCGGACTTCCGCCGCCTCGCGCTCGCACACCTGCTTGCGCGCTACAAGCTGCTGCCCGTCGATCCGCTCGCGCCGGCCTCGCACGACGACGAATCGGCGGCGATCGGCGCACTGCTGCGCGGCGCGCCCGTGCCGCTCGACATGGCGCTCGACCTGCTGCCGGAGGTGACGCGATGA
- a CDS encoding LysR family transcriptional regulator, whose product MELRQLRYFVAVAEELHFGRAAKRLFISQPALSFDIRKFEDALGVQLFSRTNKAVALTNAGEVLLGEARRLLLQAAEAERLTVRSASGLAGRLRIGFVHSMLYRGLPDAVRRFEADYPGVEVVLSEMNTHAQVQAVQRGQIDLGYAHWGHFPPEVESTPVYAEPFVCCLPAAHPFARRRQVALAALATEPFILFPRDAAPHYHDLIIAQCVNAGFSPLIRHEARLWQTILSMIEFGMGVALVPRVLQQVKSDRLAFRPLKDASLESRTLELKRSGSAEPVALRFAGYVRASIDALPALAG is encoded by the coding sequence ATGGAACTGAGGCAGTTGCGCTACTTCGTGGCGGTCGCCGAGGAGCTGCATTTCGGGCGCGCGGCCAAGCGCCTGTTCATCTCGCAGCCGGCGCTGAGCTTCGACATCCGCAAGTTCGAGGATGCGCTCGGCGTGCAGCTGTTCTCGCGCACCAACAAGGCGGTCGCGCTGACCAACGCGGGCGAGGTGCTGCTCGGCGAAGCGCGCCGGCTGCTGCTGCAGGCGGCCGAGGCCGAGCGCCTGACGGTGCGCTCCGCGTCGGGCCTGGCGGGCCGGCTGCGGATCGGCTTCGTCCATTCGATGCTGTATCGCGGGCTGCCCGACGCGGTGCGGCGCTTCGAAGCCGACTATCCGGGCGTCGAGGTCGTGCTGAGCGAGATGAATACGCACGCGCAGGTGCAGGCCGTGCAGCGCGGCCAGATCGATCTCGGCTACGCGCACTGGGGCCACTTCCCGCCCGAGGTCGAATCGACGCCCGTCTATGCGGAGCCGTTCGTCTGCTGCCTGCCGGCCGCGCACCCGTTCGCGCGGCGGCGGCAGGTCGCGCTCGCCGCGCTGGCGACGGAGCCGTTCATCCTGTTTCCGCGCGACGCGGCGCCGCACTATCACGACCTGATCATCGCGCAGTGCGTGAACGCGGGATTCAGCCCGCTGATCCGCCACGAGGCGCGGCTCTGGCAGACGATCCTGTCGATGATCGAGTTCGGGATGGGCGTCGCGCTGGTGCCGCGCGTGCTGCAGCAGGTGAAGAGCGACCGGCTCGCGTTCCGGCCGCTGAAGGATGCGTCGCTCGAATCGCGCACGCTCGAGCTGAAGCGCAGCGGCAGCGCGGAACCGGTCGCGCTGCGCTTCGCCGGGTATGTGCGCGCGTCGATCGACGCGCTGCCCGCGCTGGCGGGCTAG